tttagaggctttTTCACTTAGTTGTTATTGTAGGAGAAAATATGAGTTTAAATTATCTATATTAATAGTAATTAGGAAATTTAAATATCACAACtactatattaatattattatttcaatttttttcgttaaaataaattcattaattacacaACCTATACAAATTCCATCAAACAGTTTCATCAATTCAAAACCTTGAATTATAAATAGCATCTCATGACTCTGTTACTCTTCAATCTCTGACTCTGTCGTTTCTTCATCGCTTGATAAAGATTTTTGATGAATTTTGGGAATTCCTATTATCCTATGCAGTAAAGTTATTTTATGTTCCTAATcaatctttttcttcttctcgaaAATTGTAAGGTAACTGCTACCGGTGGTGTCATTATATTTGGCTGATTACATGCAAAATAAGACGATGAAGTGGTGGATTTCCAGCCGACAGTGGTGGTAATGGAAGCAGAGGAGGAGGAGAACACACTTTTGCTATTGAAGATCagtcttatttttcttctcctaCATTAACTTCATTTTAATGAATCTATATTTATGATTTTCTAATTCTTGGATGATTGATTGCGTTTGTACACTGTTACGATTTTGGATTTGTTGaatcattttttttgtcaatttttAATCAAGTAAGGTTGTAGCAAATATGAGAACGCCTCTTTGTgttcttctattttttcttttttttcctattaaaaccaataaattttttatggtTAATCTGCTAAGCGTTAATGGTGATGAAAGAGCAAGAAGATGAAGGTGGCAATGAAGGATGAGAGAATGAAAGTGATaacatgatatttttttttgatgatTTTCACCTTCCATTTCAAGTTTTTAATTgacatattaaatatttatcgggtaaattccaaaaaaaaaccctgtggtttcatggatttaaaaaaaaaaaccctgtggtttgtttttacaaaaaaaggaccgtgttaTACGTCGTTACACGAAATAAGGAAGATGACTTAACAATGTTAAAAGTGATGATgtggcaaagggtaaaattgtccgaatttgtcttcttcttcttccccccCATCTCCAAGAACCCAGAAGCTAAGAGAACCATCTTTGTTTCCTCCATGTTCGAATCTTTGAAGCTCTCCATAACACAACCCAATGGAACTGCCACTACGATCGTCTTTCCGGCTATTTCTCATCAATGCCTTGTGAAAAACGCACTGGAAAGAGCCAGGAGAAGTCTGTCGCCTCATCTACAGAGACCGATTAGGAGAGATTGAGCGATCGATCGATAATCTCACAGACGGTGAAAGTTGGCTGTTGTTGTGGCGATAGATGTTGTTGTACATGTTAACGCACGTGGGAGAGGTAGCGCGTGGTAAAAAAAAAGCCGTGGAAGAAGAGGATCGAGATGTGAAACTGGCAGCCGTTGACGAAGCCAACGCCGATAAGGATTACGACAGAGACATGAGAGGTGAAGATTTGCGACATGGGCAGAGATATGTTGTGGTTGAAGAAGAGAAAAATTACTACAAGGAAGTAGAAGAAGCAGCAGGCGTATAACCCAAATTGAAGTTTCAGACATTCTAATCAAAGAAATTCTCTTTCTCCTCGGAACAACAATGATCTCAGTTGTTTCCTCTGTTTTCATCAAGTTCTGAACCCACTTTAGTACAGTTACCATTAACACAAGAGAGAAGATCAtaaggaagttgaacttcaGTCCAGGTATTAGATTGCTCATCAAACTTCCAAAATTGATCAGTTTTCTGCTCGAATTGGCGGTTAGTTTGTTGCAGGTAATCAGTTAGACAATAAGAAGCAGCAAAACCCAGAATAGAGGAGAAGAATATGAAATGGAATAAAGCCATAGATGACTTCAAAACCTTTAAAACTAGTGTTTTGTACCATATCAGAGAAAGGCCACTGAACTACTCAGAATTTGGGTATCATTTTGtagatttttagagagagatcaTTTGgagatcttttttattttaattttctttttgttttttttatttttatttttttattttaattcggaCAATTTTACCTTTTGCCACGTCATcacttttaacactgttaagtcattttccttatttcgtgtaacggcgtataacacagtccttttttttgtaaaaacaaatcacaaggttttttttttgaaatccatgaaaccacatggtttttttttttttggaatttacccatatttatatttagctcagaagtgttttagaggcatTTTCTTTTAGTTGCCATCTAGGAGAGAATATATGAGTTTAAATTatctatattaataataattaagaaatttaaatatcataactactatattaatatcattatttcagttttatcgttaaaataaattcattaattacacaACCTATACAAATTCTATCAAACGGTTTCATCAATTCAAAATATTGAATTATAAATAGCATCTCATGTTTCATCATCTGAATCTTTCAAAACTATTCTTTCATTTTTAATTACTAATTCACCTATGTGTTACTCTTCATTCTCTGACTCTGTCGTTTCTTCATCGTTTGATGAAGATTTGATGAATTTAAGGACTTCCTATTATCCGATGCAATCGAGTTATTTTATGTTCCTAATCAATcttcttattttcaaaaactgtaagATAGCTGCTATCGGTGGGGTCATTATATTTGGCTGATTACATGCAAAATAAAGCGATGAAGTGGTGGATTTCCAGCCGACAGTGGTGGTAATGCAAATGGAGGAGGAGAGAACAGACTTTTGCTATTGAGGATcaatcttatttttcttctcctgCATTAACTTCATTCTAATGAATCTGTATTTATGATTGTCTAATTCTTGGGTGATTGATTGCGTTTGTACATTGTTACAATTTTGGATttgttggatttttttttgtcatttttcttttttgaatcaAGTAAGGTTGTAGCAAATATGAGAATGCCTCTTTgtgttcttctatttttttcttttcgtcTATTAAAACTAATAAATCTTTGATGGTTATCTGTTGAAAGTAGGCGTTAATGGTGATGAAAGAGCAAGAAGATGAAGGTGGTAATGAAGGATGAGAGAATGAAAGTGATAACATGAcatatttttatttgatgattttcacCTTccatttcatgtttttaattgatttattaagtatttatatttatatttatctctttaaacaagtttagagacTAACATGATATCCTTTAAAGTTCAAGACCAGTTAATTTTTTCTAGACAAGTTCATCTGATTAATATATTAagtctattattattattatttatggaGGTTATTAGCCAAAGCAGTATCCATAGTTCATGAAGttgcttttataaaattattagttttaattaattattttatgagttataaaatcattttaacataaaatattaatattatttatattcaattatacgtaattaaaaaaaatattacaatcttcgatttgtatataaaaaattCATGGTAAATTACAGAATCGTGAGGATTGATAAATTTTTTACAAGTGCCTCAAactcttaaacaaatttatGTAAATATCAAATCTGGTAGGTTTTTAAAAACTGTTTTTTTCTACAAGTAACtaactgaaaatttgacaaaaacaaaaataaagttattatattatgatattttaagatttaaaatcatataatgataaaatacataaaaagattttaataaatctaaataaaatttaaaatatgatttttgatGTAATTTCCTCAATAATTTTATTGCCCTGCGCAACGCGCGGGCACAGTACTAGTATGTATAATAGCGAAAACAGAGAGAATTGATaaaaagtgttttagaggtcttttcaTTTAGTTGGCACCGTAGGAGAAAATATATGAATTTAAATTATCTATATTAAtagtaattataaaattgaaatatcatagCTACTACATTGTTTTCATAAATACTATTTCAGTTTTATCGTTAaagtaaattcattaattatacAACCTATACAAATTCCATCAAACAGTTTCATCAATTCAAAACTttaaagggtaaagttcaaataaaacccttgtggtttcactaattttcagataaaggactgtggtttactttttgtcaaaacaaggattgaggtttcaaacttggattaatgctattaaaaccatctttaacgacctgaaaatgaaaattttcaagaattaaaattgttcaatgtcatattttctatggaactgcattttcgattttcgaaaatcatcttttttggaactttctctctctaaacattaactttctctctctttaccaaacatcatctaaacaatctcaaaataaaaaagttgaagaattaaagttgctgagaatattagtagttcttaaaatatgttatttttgaagtcgtcaaaggtgattttaatagtatcaatcgaaaaaatccttattttgttaaagtttaaAACCTCAATCcccgttttgacaaaaagtaaaccataatcctttatctgaaaattagtgaaaccacaaaggttttatttgaactttatccaactttaaattataaataGCATCTCATGTTTCATATGCAAATTGAAATGTCCATCATCTGAATCTTTCAGAACTATTGtttcattattaattattaattactaATTCACATTTGTGTTATTTTGCCGTTTCTTTATCACTTGATGTAGATTTTGATGAACTTAGAGAATTTCTATTGCAAAGTatagtaaatatttttaaattgcaagattatatagaaaaaatattatattaagaaCGGAAAGGAAGGACTCTTACAAACATGTCGACAAGAACAATAAATTATgacttcaataaattccaaatactattatcaagcaattataaatgtattttttgttaatttatttataatttgtaaatttaaattattttaaaataaaatattaatgtttttatatataaataatataaaatttaaaaaatattaaaatgttaaatttatgtaaaaaaaatttaaaaaatactagcagattaattaaaattaaaggaTATTTAACCTTTTATGAACCaaaaaaaatctttatcatCCTAATTTCCTTCCTTCATCGACGAATGTTGTAGACCATCGAAACCCTCGTCGTTTGTAAAAACTCCGGCATCTGTATTTGAAACGACAAATGGAAGAGTCGGAGAATGACGCCACCGATACCGTTGCCGTCACCGCCTGCTCAGTCGGTTCTGCTACTCCAAGCTTGGATAGTCTACCGGAACATCTCATTCTGCATATCCTTTCCTTTCTCCCTACTCAAGATACCATCTCAACCAGCTTGGTTTCCAAAAAATTACGCTCTTATTGGTCCTTAATCCCTTCTCTAAACTTATCCTATTCCCGTTTTCCTCCCTATAACACACCTTCCACCACCCGCCAATTCTTCGCCGAATTCGTCGATCGCACTCTCATCTCCCGCTCTCTTTCCCCTCTCCTTAAATTCTGCCTCGATTTTATCTATGAAGATCGATATGGCTTCCATGTCGATTCTTGGATTCGTTACGCCATCAAGAACCAGGTACAGGAGCTCGATCTTGATTTCTTTATCGATTCGCGTTTCTTTGTCGATGAACCTCATCTACGGGACACTTACGATTTCCCCTTCTCTGCACTTAGACATGGTAAAGTTAGAGTGTTGAAGCTTACTCGTTGTGACCTTACGTTGCCGGTAAACATGTCATGTATGCGTCTTTGGACTATGAAGTCTGTTTATCTTGATCAAATTTACCTTTCGGATCAGATGGTTGCAGATTTGATTAATGGATGTCCGAATCTTGAGGTTTTGGAACTTGCGAATTGTTATGGTATGGATACTTTAAAGGTTTGTTCAGGAAAGCTGAAGGAGCTTGTGCTTGAGTATTTTATTCGGAGTGATACTGAAGCAAATTTGGAGATTGATTGTCCTAATCTTGTTTCGTTGACTATTATTTGGTTTGAAGTAGGGAAATGTCGTGTTCAGAATTTGTCTTCTTTGGTTCGTTTTCATACTTCTATTGGGCATAAACGCGATTTATATTATGGATACTGGAAAAAGATTGTCAGCATTCTTGATCAAGTGCCTCATATCAAGAGTCTGCTGGTACAAAATTGGTGGCTTAAGGTATAGTTACATGTTTTTGACTAGTGGAGAACATTATCCTATAGGAAGCATTTGCTTTTGAAAACAGAGCTAACAAATATTATTGATGATTAAGAATTTGTTAGAATTGAGAgtgtattttattattatgcCTCAATTACTTTACACTTGTTATCTTGAACATCAACTTGTATGGTTCTAGTTCGGCTATTATACTAGTAGCCTAAGTAGTTGGAGATCCTCCATTAGACGGTAGAACTACTCATTCTAATCCATTAGGTCAGTAAGGTGGTTGACATCCTCCATTAGACGGTAATAGCTTATATTCTCTCTAGTTTGGTTGTTAGCTGTTAAACTACACCAAAAATTAGCAAAAGATGACTTCTCTCTTCTTATTTCAATAGTTTATTGTATTTCATGACATAGGTGTTAGGCGCCCCACAGGCAAGGCTCAAGGTCCTGCGCCTAATAACGCGAGGCTCTATATAAAAGGCTCTCACCTTGTGTGCATTGCCTGGGCTTCGTAGGCTCTCCTCAGGCGTGCCTCTTCTGCCTTTTGATTAatgattaggtttttaattttttttactgctCTCATTAAAATAAAAGGTTGATTAATTTCAACCACTTATCCTGTTTAGCAAACCTTAATCtaagttaaaaataataagaaaagacATAAGGGAGAGGAGCTCCTTCTGCAGTGTGAAAAAGAAACCAACAGACTTCTGCTGTAGTTCTAGTATCTTAGTTTCTGTTGTCAACACTGGACTTGGTATTTTTGATGTTTAATATTATGTTCTTATatgattttgttttgtttatggCTATAAGTATGTTTTTAGTTCATCTTAACTCGTGCCTTAACTACTAATAGAGTATTAGTGACATTAGTATCAAATATTGATAAGTAGATTttgtatctatatatattttttttcattttctgctCCTTCTGTTGATCAGGCATGCGCCTAAGCCTTGTGCTTGGGCTGCCTGGGCTCCAAGACCTCAcagcgccttagtgcgcctttaacaactatgtttCATGATTTGCACTAAGACAGCAGAACCACATATTTTCTTCTGTACGCCATCTTTACCACATGAATTTGATCTGGTTGTAATATTAGTGAATAGTCATAGACGTTGCAGTTCAGTTTGTTTAGGCTAGTTTATGCAGTTTGTTTAGGCTAGTTTATGCTCTTAGTCTTGGCTGTTCAAGTACTTGAAGTTATAGAGTTTTCTCTGagctcttttctttcttcaaattatatattttctctTGGTTGTCagaaaaaataaactaaagGAACAGAAAAGGAAGAGTAGGTTTTGTCAAGATGCAAGTTTTGGATATACGACTTGAATTACTTTCATTCAGATTAAGAATCATTAGAGCTTTGAATTACTGAGCTGACTGTTTTCTCCGAATACTCTCGCACCATTTGGAAAGAACTAATTATACTATAATTATAGTCATTCCTGTTAAACAGAATATGTTCTCCTATCACAGGATATATTTACTTTACAGTACTGATTAATTACTATTTGCGAAAGCTATTGTCCTAGGAATCGAATCTGTAAatgatttattttaaatttgattttgatCGGTTATCTAATTAGACTTTCATATAATTGACTTCGCATGCATGATGTTTATATCCGAAGCTGGTGCCAAAGGAAGTTTTCTCTGAAGATTTTCTACTTTACAATCTCAAACAGTTAGAGCTGCTAACTGGATACACACAATATGACCTCCTTGGTATGGCGCAACTGCTTGAACTTACGCCACATATGGAGACACTGATCCTTGATTACCTTTTGAAGGTCGACAAAGATGTGAGTGGTCTTGCTTTACTCTTAGCTAGTCGAGTAATTGGTGCATTTTGAATCTCAAAGTATGATGTCCATTTTCCAGGAGAGCTTGTCGGAAGAACTCTTAAAAAAACCAATTAATCTGAGCATACCGAGTCTGAAGGAAGTAAAGATGAAGCAATTTACTTGTACAGAAAAGGAAGGTAATTTTTTGATGCTTTTAAAAGCGCAAGGAGTTGTATTGGAAAAAATAGTAATAGTACCTGCAAAAGTAGGTGACATTCAATGTCCTCCtatagttttacgtaaaaaaatGTCAAGGAAGATGGAAGCTGTGGAGGGATCATCAGTAGAAGTGGAGGTAAAGCCATAAAACTGAAATATCGATTAACTTTTATGGTCTTATTCTATAACTATTTATTCATGCTTGCAGTTGCAGGGGTGGGCAGGATTTGTAATTACTCGCCAACTGTAGATTTGAATGAATCTCACAACTTATTCTAAATATGatggaatttttttatttattttttcaattgttTTTTTGTTCTCTCTGGAACACAGTTAAAGCTCATTTTAACCGAAAGTGGGAAATTTTCAAGTTCTTAATGGCTAAATAAATTGCATATAGTTGTTAGCTCAATTTACATTTTTCAGCAGAGATACCTTTGCGAGTCTAATCCAAATGAATTGTTGTATTAACTAGTTTttacccgtgcgatgcacggattcattttaacatataaatatcaacaaaaatataatctaataattacaaattaatgatataaaggtgttatataaattaaatattattattttattttcacatttactttaaataatcttttttatagataaatataataatataattaaaattaatatattgtatattatattatattttttatcagtaaaaaatgaggaagtggcacctcagttccatcgttactgttttatattatatatagatagatagatatgtagagaattatagagattttatggattaatttaaattttgtagaactcttagatatagtacggataaaataatctttttgtggataaatataataatataattaaaattaatatagttCATTCTCAGTagactggtataaatttgtttggaatgctcacactcccccttctcgtGCATTTACTTTCTGGAGGGTTTTGCATGACTGAGTTCCGACTCACGACCTCCTGCAGCGCCTTGGAATCTCCATTGCCTCTTGTTGTGCTCTTTGTGGCAGGGATGCTGAGTCTATTAACCAtttattcattagctgttcttttgcagattctctttggagggccctagagattcattttgactgcTCTTTACCTCGacattcccaattcatccatttcttcagcactcttcgtagcattcattttggctccCAGGTGTCGATAATCTGGCGTGTTGCCGTGGTCACTTGCATCTGGGAAATCTGGCATTGTcggaatgaagcaatctttaaggatgtttctccttctattcagcactcgaagatcaACCTTTTTCGAATGATTCGCGAATCCTTTGcctcttctaaaggtttttgctcttcgcgGAGAGATGCTGTTATCTTATCCtgtcttctggcttctcctaggccgcctcttgctcccaacattattccggtccattggcttaaacctcctccgggctggATTAAAGTCAATGTagacggctctgcttttggcactcctggcgaggctggagcggga
The DNA window shown above is from Euphorbia lathyris chromosome 1, ddEupLath1.1, whole genome shotgun sequence and carries:
- the LOC136235669 gene encoding F-box/LRR-repeat protein At3g26922-like isoform X5; this translates as MEESENDATDTVAVTACSVGSATPSLDSLPEHLILHILSFLPTQDTISTSLVSKKLRSYWSLIPSLNLSYSRFPPYNTPSTTRQFFAEFVDRTLISRSLSPLLKFCLDFIYEDRYGFHVDSWIRYAIKNQVQELDLDFFIDSRFFVDEPHLRDTYDFPFSALRHGKVRVLKLTRCDLTLPVNMSCMRLWTMKSVYLDQIYLSDQMVADLINGCPNLEVLELANCYGMDTLKVCSGKLKELVLEYFIRSDTEANLEIDCPNLVSLTIIWFEVGKCRVQNLSSLVRFHTSIGHKRDLYYGYWKKIVSILDQVPHIKSLLVQNWWLKLVPKEVFSEDFLLYNLKQLELLTGYTQYDLLGMAQLLELTPHMETLILDYLLKVDKDESLSEELLKKPINLSIPSLKEVKMKQFTCTEKEGNFLMLLKAQGVVLEKIVIVPAKVGDIQCPPIVLRKKMSRKMEAVEGSSVEVELQGWAGFVITRQL
- the LOC136235669 gene encoding F-box/LRR-repeat protein At4g14096-like isoform X2; this translates as MEESENDATDTVAVTACSVGSATPSLDSLPEHLILHILSFLPTQDTISTSLVSKKLRSYWSLIPSLNLSYSRFPPYNTPSTTRQFFAEFVDRTLISRSLSPLLKFCLDFIYEDRYGFHVDSWIRYAIKNQVQELDLDFFIDSRFFVDEPHLRDTYDFPFSALRHGKVRVLKLTRCDLTLPVNMSCMRLWTMKSVYLDQIYLSDQMVADLINGCPNLEVLELANCYGMDTLKVCSGKLKELVLEYFIRSDTEANLEIDCPNLVSLTIIWFEVGKCRVQNLSSLVRFHTSIGHKRDLYYGYWKKIVSILDQVPHIKSLLVQNWWLKLELLTGYTQYDLLGMAQLLELTPHMETLILDYLLKVDKDESLSEELLKKPINLSIPSLKEVKMKQFTCTEKEDSLWRALEIHFDCSLPRHSQFIHFFSTLRSIHFGSQVSIIWRVAVVTCIWEIWHCRNEAIFKDVSPSIQHSKINLFRMIRESFASSKGFCSSRRDAVILSCLLASPRPPLAPNIIPVHWLKPPPGWIKVNVDGSAFGTPGEAGAGGIFRNYRGFPNGCFAFSTPLSFAYMAELRAAIFAIELAWETNWHQLWVESDSIYVVNLLRHRSIDVPWSIRQEWLHCLSICSRMNILVSHIFREGNRVADALVKVWSLFFSNQLVAFRSYFFATGLSMMTFVIFLNCVFLDFSEPFSSPSFVCSPPSHLVQTLTFFFY
- the LOC136235669 gene encoding F-box/LRR-repeat protein At4g14096-like isoform X1: MEESENDATDTVAVTACSVGSATPSLDSLPEHLILHILSFLPTQDTISTSLVSKKLRSYWSLIPSLNLSYSRFPPYNTPSTTRQFFAEFVDRTLISRSLSPLLKFCLDFIYEDRYGFHVDSWIRYAIKNQVQELDLDFFIDSRFFVDEPHLRDTYDFPFSALRHGKVRVLKLTRCDLTLPVNMSCMRLWTMKSVYLDQIYLSDQMVADLINGCPNLEVLELANCYGMDTLKVCSGKLKELVLEYFIRSDTEANLEIDCPNLVSLTIIWFEVGKCRVQNLSSLVRFHTSIGHKRDLYYGYWKKIVSILDQVPHIKSLLVQNWWLKLVPKEVFSEDFLLYNLKQLELLTGYTQYDLLGMAQLLELTPHMETLILDYLLKVDKDESLSEELLKKPINLSIPSLKEVKMKQFTCTEKEDSLWRALEIHFDCSLPRHSQFIHFFSTLRSIHFGSQVSIIWRVAVVTCIWEIWHCRNEAIFKDVSPSIQHSKINLFRMIRESFASSKGFCSSRRDAVILSCLLASPRPPLAPNIIPVHWLKPPPGWIKVNVDGSAFGTPGEAGAGGIFRNYRGFPNGCFAFSTPLSFAYMAELRAAIFAIELAWETNWHQLWVESDSIYVVNLLRHRSIDVPWSIRQEWLHCLSICSRMNILVSHIFREGNRVADALVKVWSLFFSNQLVAFRSYFFATGLSMMTFVIFLNCVFLDFSEPFSSPSFVCSPPSHLVQTLTFFFY
- the LOC136235669 gene encoding F-box/LRR-repeat protein At3g26922-like isoform X6: MEESENDATDTVAVTACSVGSATPSLDSLPEHLILHILSFLPTQDTISTSLVSKKLRSYWSLIPSLNLSYSRFPPYNTPSTTRQFFAEFVDRTLISRSLSPLLKFCLDFIYEDRYGFHVDSWIRYAIKNQVQELDLDFFIDSRFFVDEPHLRDTYDFPFSALRHGKVRVLKLTRCDLTLPVNMSCMRLWTMKSVYLDQIYLSDQMVADLINGCPNLEVLELANCYGMDTLKVCSGKLKELVLEYFIRSDTEANLEIDCPNLVSLTIIWFEVGKCRVQNLSSLVRFHTSIGHKRDLYYGYWKKIVSILDQVPHIKSLLVQNWWLKLVPKEVFSEDFLLYNLKQLELLTGYTQYDLLGMAQLLELTPHMETLILDYLLKVDKDESLSEELLKKPINLSIPSLKEVKMKQFTCTEKEGNFLMLLKAQGVVLEKIVIVPAKVGDIQCPPIVLRKKMSRKMEAVEGSSVEVEILFGGP
- the LOC136235669 gene encoding uncharacterized protein isoform X3; amino-acid sequence: MEESENDATDTVAVTACSVGSATPSLDSLPEHLILHILSFLPTQDTISTSLVSKKLRSYWSLIPSLNLSYSRFPPYNTPSTTRQFFAEFVDRTLISRSLSPLLKFCLDFIYEDRYGFHVDSWIRYAIKNQLVPKEVFSEDFLLYNLKQLELLTGYTQYDLLGMAQLLELTPHMETLILDYLLKVDKDESLSEELLKKPINLSIPSLKEVKMKQFTCTEKEDSLWRALEIHFDCSLPRHSQFIHFFSTLRSIHFGSQVSIIWRVAVVTCIWEIWHCRNEAIFKDVSPSIQHSKINLFRMIRESFASSKGFCSSRRDAVILSCLLASPRPPLAPNIIPVHWLKPPPGWIKVNVDGSAFGTPGEAGAGGIFRNYRGFPNGCFAFSTPLSFAYMAELRAAIFAIELAWETNWHQLWVESDSIYVVNLLRHRSIDVPWSIRQEWLHCLSICSRMNILVSHIFREGNRVADALVKVWSLFFSNQLVAFRSYFFATGLSMMTFVIFLNCVFLDFSEPFSSPSFVCSPPSHLVQTLTFFFY
- the LOC136235669 gene encoding uncharacterized protein isoform X4, which encodes MEESENDATDTVAVTACSVGSATPSLDSLPEHLILHILSFLPTQDTISTSLVSKKLRSYWSLIPSLNLSYSRFPPYNTPSTTRQFFAEFVDRTLISRSLSPLLKFCLDFIYEDRYGFHVDSWIRYAIKNQLELLTGYTQYDLLGMAQLLELTPHMETLILDYLLKVDKDESLSEELLKKPINLSIPSLKEVKMKQFTCTEKEDSLWRALEIHFDCSLPRHSQFIHFFSTLRSIHFGSQVSIIWRVAVVTCIWEIWHCRNEAIFKDVSPSIQHSKINLFRMIRESFASSKGFCSSRRDAVILSCLLASPRPPLAPNIIPVHWLKPPPGWIKVNVDGSAFGTPGEAGAGGIFRNYRGFPNGCFAFSTPLSFAYMAELRAAIFAIELAWETNWHQLWVESDSIYVVNLLRHRSIDVPWSIRQEWLHCLSICSRMNILVSHIFREGNRVADALVKVWSLFFSNQLVAFRSYFFATGLSMMTFVIFLNCVFLDFSEPFSSPSFVCSPPSHLVQTLTFFFY